One Dehalococcoidales bacterium DNA window includes the following coding sequences:
- a CDS encoding methyltransferase domain-containing protein has protein sequence MALTVLYVVLGFLVVVGIWQLVVWMLEIQDKNRKYRTATSLARERTRPLLVAGGPWGGKQARHWFNKPAHGEGDVCLDIDRRAIDGHPCAVVASVTHIPFSDNTFGAAFASHLLEHLPTGCKGRQALDELNRVAETVFIVYPSRQSIAGWIIPEHHLWVWQEGDRTFLKQRGKPGAVEEEYHR, from the coding sequence ATGGCGTTGACTGTCCTTTACGTGGTATTGGGGTTTCTGGTTGTCGTGGGTATCTGGCAGCTTGTAGTCTGGATGCTTGAGATACAGGACAAGAACCGGAAATACCGGACAGCTACCAGCCTGGCCCGGGAGAGAACCAGACCGCTCCTGGTAGCCGGTGGACCGTGGGGTGGCAAACAGGCGCGTCACTGGTTTAACAAGCCGGCGCACGGTGAAGGGGATGTCTGCCTTGATATTGACCGCCGGGCGATAGACGGCCACCCGTGTGCCGTCGTTGCCAGCGTTACCCATATCCCGTTCTCAGATAATACCTTTGGCGCTGCATTTGCCAGCCACCTGCTGGAACACCTGCCGACCGGTTGTAAAGGCAGGCAGGCACTGGATGAACTCAACCGGGTGGCTGAGACCGTCTTCATTGTCTACCCGTCCCGGCAGTCTATCGCCGGCTGGATAATACCGGAACACCATCTCTGGGTCTGGCAGGAAGGGGACAGGACCTTTCTCAAGCAAAGGGGAAAGCCGGGCGCCGTAGAAGAGGAGTATCACCGCTGA
- a CDS encoding VTT domain-containing protein, translated as MEQQAKRKWSKKELWVGGLAIVVTIALCAAAICYKDDLMGNTYVARFGLLGALIVAFIAGSTFSVTAIPVPYWLVVFTLPGTLASEYGILAPVWVGLLSGLGASLGQLITFLIGYGGRGISEKITSKFSSSFYDRAIAWAERHGSLAVFLMSLLVNPLHLPMTIAIAALRYPPHKFFFFSFLGTGLKSLIIAFCGYYGLKSLFSWLGV; from the coding sequence ATGGAGCAGCAGGCTAAGCGAAAGTGGTCGAAAAAGGAACTGTGGGTCGGTGGTTTGGCCATCGTTGTCACGATTGCCCTTTGTGCTGCCGCTATTTGCTATAAAGATGATTTAATGGGTAACACCTATGTTGCCAGGTTTGGCTTGCTGGGTGCATTGATTGTCGCTTTTATTGCCGGTAGTACTTTTAGTGTAACGGCTATCCCGGTCCCCTACTGGCTCGTAGTATTCACTCTCCCGGGCACATTAGCCAGCGAGTATGGGATTTTAGCGCCGGTGTGGGTCGGATTGCTATCCGGATTAGGAGCCAGCCTGGGACAGTTGATTACTTTCCTTATCGGTTACGGAGGTAGAGGTATTTCCGAGAAAATCACCAGCAAATTCAGCAGCAGCTTTTATGACAGGGCGATAGCATGGGCTGAGCGGCATGGTTCACTGGCGGTATTTCTCATGTCATTACTGGTCAATCCACTCCACCTGCCGATGACGATTGCCATAGCCGCACTACGATATCCCCCCCACAAGTTCTTCTTCTTCTCCTTTCTGGGTACCGGTCTGAAGAGTCTGATAATCGCCTTCTGCGGCTACTACGGACTGAAGTCTCTATTCTCCTGGCTGGGAGTATAG
- a CDS encoding CoA pyrophosphatase: MSSFAVSATLCVGGGLFPLWDSATIGTMKERLKQTLSRRKKLHITDTRRVSSAVLLPLYLKDGEYHLLFIQRTTRVRDHKGQISFPGGAYEEEDIAFRKTALRETEEEVGVAESDVEVLGELDDIRTIGSGYVISPFVGIIPWPYDIKVDQWETEEVIEVPLAALLDKDNVREDTDILEGEVVPTFFYHYQGKVIWGATARILRQFLGILADIGEECP; the protein is encoded by the coding sequence TTGTCAAGCTTCGCTGTGTCGGCGACACTCTGTGTCGGCGGGGGTTTGTTTCCGCTGTGGGACAGTGCTACCATAGGAACCATGAAGGAGAGACTGAAGCAGACCCTTTCCCGGAGAAAGAAGCTCCACATCACCGATACCCGGCGCGTGTCATCGGCGGTACTACTGCCGCTCTATCTCAAGGATGGAGAGTACCATCTCCTGTTCATCCAGAGGACTACGAGGGTACGGGACCACAAGGGCCAGATATCTTTTCCCGGCGGCGCTTACGAGGAAGAGGACATTGCATTTCGCAAGACAGCCCTGCGTGAGACAGAGGAAGAGGTCGGCGTGGCCGAGAGCGACGTCGAGGTGCTGGGGGAACTGGACGACATCCGCACAATCGGCTCCGGCTATGTTATCTCTCCCTTTGTGGGAATCATTCCCTGGCCCTATGACATCAAGGTGGACCAGTGGGAGACCGAAGAGGTAATCGAAGTCCCCCTGGCAGCTCTCCTGGACAAGGACAATGTCCGGGAGGATACGGATATCCTCGAAGGTGAGGTGGTACCCACCTTTTTCTACCATTACCAGGGCAAGGTGATATGGGGTGCCACTGCCCGAATACTGAGACAGTTTCTCGGCATCCTGGCCGATATCGGTGAGGAATGCCCTTAG
- a CDS encoding aspartate aminotransferase family protein, which yields MQGRRTEELLRWDREHIVHGRWPIGGNIGIVTEKSHGIFFQDTEGKEYIDGASQLLCVNLGYGQQEIIDAISEELARTQYAMLFHGFSNVAIVECGQKLGELVPPGLDHFSFTTGGSESIDSAIRLARFYWHARGSDKHKVISLYDSYHGITSAALTATGSGKGSYERGLGSLPGFIRIPSHYCYRCTFNQEYPRCGIQCARFLAEVIEKEGPDNIAAFMAEPVLGVGGMLAPPPEYWPMVREICTKYDVLLIADEVMTGFGRTGKMFAMEHWGIRPDIITMAKGITSAYLPFGAVAFSNDIWEAVKGRNFVAYTYSGHPVCAVAATKAMEIYVRDRIAENAASMGKYALERLIRDFGPLPCVGGANGLGLMLGIEIVADKATKRPFDPGLNVMQKIQDRALEQGLFVRVSGIGGTPSDRVVFAPPLTVTSREVDRALDILHPIIDGLTPG from the coding sequence ATGCAAGGCAGAAGGACAGAGGAGCTTCTCAGGTGGGACCGGGAGCACATCGTGCACGGCCGGTGGCCCATCGGTGGCAACATTGGCATAGTGACCGAAAAGAGCCACGGCATATTTTTCCAGGACACGGAAGGGAAGGAGTATATCGACGGGGCATCTCAGTTGCTCTGTGTCAATCTGGGCTACGGACAGCAAGAGATTATCGACGCCATCAGCGAGGAGCTGGCCAGGACGCAGTATGCTATGCTGTTCCACGGGTTCTCCAACGTGGCTATCGTCGAGTGTGGCCAGAAGCTGGGTGAGTTGGTGCCACCGGGACTGGACCATTTCAGCTTTACCACCGGCGGTTCCGAGAGTATCGATTCTGCAATAAGGCTGGCCCGCTTCTACTGGCACGCCAGAGGGAGCGACAAGCACAAGGTCATCAGCCTCTACGATTCGTATCATGGCATCACCAGCGCTGCATTGACCGCCACCGGCTCCGGCAAGGGTTCCTATGAGAGGGGTCTGGGTTCGTTGCCCGGCTTTATTCGCATACCCTCACACTACTGTTATCGCTGCACATTCAACCAGGAATACCCCCGCTGTGGTATCCAGTGCGCCCGGTTCCTGGCCGAAGTCATTGAGAAAGAAGGCCCTGACAATATAGCTGCTTTCATGGCCGAACCCGTCCTCGGTGTCGGCGGGATGCTTGCTCCTCCTCCCGAGTACTGGCCAATGGTAAGGGAGATTTGCACGAAGTACGATGTCCTCCTGATTGCCGATGAAGTCATGACCGGTTTCGGCAGGACTGGAAAGATGTTCGCCATGGAACACTGGGGCATCAGGCCGGACATAATCACCATGGCCAAGGGTATTACAAGTGCCTACCTGCCCTTTGGTGCCGTGGCCTTCAGCAATGACATCTGGGAGGCAGTAAAGGGCCGCAACTTCGTTGCCTACACCTATTCCGGGCACCCTGTGTGTGCTGTCGCAGCGACCAAAGCGATGGAGATATACGTACGGGACAGGATAGCTGAGAATGCTGCCAGCATGGGCAAGTATGCCCTGGAACGCCTGATTCGGGACTTCGGACCGCTGCCCTGCGTGGGAGGCGCCAACGGGCTGGGCCTGATGCTGGGCATCGAAATAGTGGCCGACAAGGCTACAAAGAGACCATTCGACCCGGGGCTGAACGTAATGCAGAAGATTCAGGACCGGGCACTGGAGCAGGGGCTTTTCGTCCGCGTGTCTGGAATCGGCGGTACCCCCAGCGACAGGGTCGTCTTCGCTCCACCCCTGACGGTTACGTCCCGGGAAGTGGACCGGGCATTGGATATCCTTCATCCGATTATTGACGGCCTTACGCCGGGCTAG
- a CDS encoding enoyl-CoA hydratase/isomerase family protein: MTYETLLLEKQNGVGIITLNRPERLNALSFTLFAEFDRALTQFEEDEEVKVVVITGTGEKAFSAGADIHEMAEMPAERLQERDVRRTDWTWHLAAYKKPTIGAINGLAYGGGALMSSIFDIRIGCERTRFRFLAVTYSRVNSTWSLPLMIGWPMAKELLFTGRVVEAEEAYRIGLLNRLVPSAELMKTAIEMGQLIAGNDTAAVQAIREIMVKDIGLSWREMQRNEAEIVARSVDSPPARESFSSFLKRTSK, translated from the coding sequence TTGACATACGAGACACTACTTCTTGAGAAGCAGAACGGCGTCGGCATAATCACGCTGAACCGTCCGGAACGGCTCAACGCCCTGAGCTTTACCCTCTTCGCCGAATTCGACCGGGCACTCACCCAGTTTGAAGAAGACGAGGAGGTGAAGGTAGTCGTTATAACCGGTACCGGGGAAAAGGCCTTCTCCGCCGGAGCGGACATCCACGAGATGGCAGAGATGCCTGCGGAACGGCTCCAGGAACGTGATGTACGCCGCACCGATTGGACATGGCACCTGGCGGCATACAAGAAGCCCACCATTGGGGCCATCAACGGGCTTGCCTACGGGGGCGGTGCCCTGATGTCCTCCATCTTCGATATCCGCATCGGTTGTGAACGCACCAGATTTCGCTTCCTGGCAGTCACGTACAGTCGGGTTAACTCCACCTGGAGCCTGCCGTTGATGATCGGCTGGCCGATGGCCAAGGAACTCCTCTTCACCGGCCGCGTGGTCGAGGCCGAAGAGGCTTACCGCATCGGGCTGCTCAACAGGCTGGTGCCCTCAGCAGAGCTGATGAAGACCGCCATCGAGATGGGCCAGCTCATCGCCGGTAATGATACCGCAGCCGTGCAGGCGATCAGGGAAATAATGGTGAAGGATATCGGTCTAAGCTGGCGCGAGATGCAGCGCAATGAGGCTGAAATAGTGGCCCGCTCCGTGGATTCACCCCCGGCCAGAGAGAGCTTCAGCAGCTTCCTTAAACGCACGTCTAAGTAG
- a CDS encoding CoA transferase, which produces MGTEDREIAAPRTALEGIRVLDLGRYQAGPRAGLVLARLGAEVIKVEALDGEESRGLRSTGSVRGQNPYWVQYNSGKKSLAMDLRNEKAKAVLRELIKISDVLIQNFRPGTIKKMGFSYETLCSLNPGIVMLNVSAYGQYGPFRDRIGFDPIGQAISGLMQLTGYPETPPTITTMPIIDRITALHGTIGVLAALRERELSGKGQEIDVCLADTGFSLTEIPIATYLGNGSVPERQGSRNAGALCNVYRTTDGWALLVAPNQNIWPRLCEILDKPEWVDDPRFASRAERAKNAVVVEDELARWFATLTTTEAVDTMSEASIPCAPVNDIPQAAESAQLWERELLVEVPDAVAGTAHASGKLIKLSRSETIVGTTPTVGQHTEEILRDLLNYTPQQIQQLRDEQVVR; this is translated from the coding sequence ATGGGAACGGAGGACAGGGAAATAGCAGCTCCCAGGACGGCACTGGAAGGTATCCGCGTACTCGACCTCGGCCGCTACCAGGCGGGACCGAGGGCCGGACTCGTGCTTGCCCGTCTGGGCGCCGAGGTCATCAAGGTAGAAGCCCTGGACGGGGAAGAAAGCCGGGGTCTGCGCAGTACGGGCTCAGTTCGTGGACAGAACCCGTACTGGGTGCAGTATAACAGCGGCAAGAAGAGCCTGGCAATGGACCTGCGGAATGAGAAAGCAAAAGCCGTCCTGCGGGAACTGATAAAGATATCTGACGTTCTCATCCAGAACTTCCGCCCCGGTACAATCAAGAAGATGGGATTCTCCTACGAAACACTCTGTTCCCTTAACCCGGGGATAGTCATGTTGAACGTCTCCGCCTACGGGCAGTACGGTCCTTTCCGGGACCGCATTGGATTCGACCCCATCGGCCAGGCAATCAGTGGTCTAATGCAGCTTACGGGTTACCCGGAAACCCCACCAACTATTACCACCATGCCTATTATTGACCGTATCACGGCGTTGCATGGCACTATTGGCGTGCTTGCGGCACTTCGCGAGCGGGAACTCTCCGGAAAGGGGCAGGAGATAGACGTCTGCCTGGCTGATACCGGCTTCAGCCTTACCGAGATACCGATAGCCACCTACCTGGGGAATGGCAGCGTTCCTGAGCGCCAGGGGAGCCGAAATGCCGGTGCCCTGTGTAATGTCTACCGGACCACTGACGGCTGGGCACTCCTGGTGGCCCCCAACCAGAATATCTGGCCCAGGCTCTGTGAGATTCTGGATAAGCCGGAGTGGGTGGACGACCCCCGTTTCGCCAGCCGCGCGGAACGGGCAAAGAACGCCGTCGTGGTGGAGGATGAACTGGCCCGGTGGTTCGCCACCTTGACTACAACGGAAGCGGTAGACACCATGTCTGAGGCCAGTATCCCCTGTGCCCCGGTGAACGATATACCGCAGGCGGCAGAGAGTGCCCAACTCTGGGAGCGGGAGTTGCTCGTGGAGGTCCCCGATGCAGTCGCCGGTACGGCACATGCCAGCGGGAAGCTCATCAAGCTCAGCCGCAGCGAGACAATAGTGGGCACGACACCCACCGTGGGGCAGCACACCGAAGAAATCCTGCGTGACCTGCTCAACTACACGCCGCAGCAGATACAGCAGTTACGTGATGAGCAGGTGGTAAGATGA